From the genome of Polyangiaceae bacterium, one region includes:
- a CDS encoding 3-hydroxybutyryl-CoA dehydrogenase (converts (S)-3-hydroxybutanoyl-CoA to 3-acetoacetyl-CoA) — translation MNASSVKRMGVLGAGQMGRGIAQVAAAAGVEVVLCDASLDLASKGKATIGAVLGKQAEKGKISQEDVSALLGRITPTESIADFSSVDIAVEAATENVDLKLQLFRKADAALPKDAILASNTSSISITRLAAATSRPNRVIGMHFMNPVPLMKLVEIVRGVQTDASTFETVRDLSVRFGKTVIVSEDRPGFLVNRMLIPFLNEACFTLQEGVGSAEDIDAGARLGLNHPMGPLELADLIGLDTVLAIAEVLHRDIGDDKYRPASILRNLVAAGWLGKKTKRGFYVYDDKGQKVVRT, via the coding sequence ATGAACGCTTCCTCGGTCAAACGTATGGGGGTCCTCGGCGCCGGTCAGATGGGGCGGGGGATCGCGCAAGTCGCTGCTGCCGCAGGCGTCGAAGTCGTCCTCTGCGACGCATCGCTCGACCTCGCCAGCAAAGGCAAAGCCACGATCGGCGCCGTTTTGGGCAAACAAGCCGAAAAAGGCAAAATCTCGCAAGAAGACGTGAGCGCACTACTCGGCCGCATCACGCCCACAGAATCGATCGCCGACTTCTCTTCTGTTGACATCGCGGTCGAAGCCGCCACGGAAAACGTCGACCTCAAACTTCAACTGTTCCGAAAAGCCGACGCGGCACTTCCCAAAGACGCGATCCTCGCATCCAACACGTCGTCGATCTCCATCACGCGTCTCGCAGCCGCTACGTCGCGTCCCAATCGCGTCATCGGCATGCACTTCATGAATCCCGTCCCGCTCATGAAGCTCGTCGAGATCGTACGTGGCGTGCAAACGGATGCCTCGACATTCGAAACCGTTCGTGACCTGTCGGTTCGATTCGGAAAAACCGTCATCGTCTCCGAAGACAGGCCCGGGTTCCTCGTCAACCGCATGCTCATCCCCTTCCTCAACGAAGCATGCTTCACGCTGCAAGAAGGCGTCGGCAGCGCCGAAGACATCGATGCCGGCGCACGCCTCGGCCTGAATCACCCCATGGGACCGCTCGAGCTCGCCGACCTCATCGGACTCGACACCGTGCTCGCCATCGCCGAAGTCCTCCATCGCGACATCGGCGACGACAAGTACCGCCCAGCCTCGATCCTGAGAAACCTCGTCGCCGCCGGATGGCTCGGGAAGAAAACGAAGCGCGGGTTTTACGTGTACGACGACAAGGGACAAAAGGTAGTTCGTACCTGA